The following proteins come from a genomic window of Acetivibrio cellulolyticus CD2:
- a CDS encoding zinc ribbon domain-containing protein — protein sequence MKTCIACGMPMKTKEDFAMGDESKEYCKYCTKPDGTMQNYDEKLKGMTGFIIKTQGLDEKAAQKAAIGMMAKLPAWKDC from the coding sequence ATGAAGACATGTATTGCATGTGGTATGCCAATGAAAACAAAAGAAGATTTTGCTATGGGTGATGAAAGTAAGGAATATTGCAAATACTGTACAAAGCCTGACGGTACAATGCAAAATTATGATGAAAAGTTGAAGGGGATGACAGGGTTTATAATTAAAACTCAGGGGTTAGATGAGAAGGCAGCACAGAAAGCAGCAATAGGAATGATGGCGAAGTTGCCAGCATGGAAGGATTGTTAG
- a CDS encoding TetR/AcrR family transcriptional regulator, with protein sequence MIKSQRQQQKENTKQLIIDVALNQFAKEGLTTARTSDIAIAAKVSHGTIFVHFPTREILLDAVIEEFGMRITKRLHELVSENCGIKEVLEAHVKGLSEHEGFYTRLASEGRLLNESSRNSLIMIQSAISFHISQVADREMEAGKIRSMPVALLFNTWIGLVHHYLVNSDLFTPEGSVLESYGKQLIDHFINLISK encoded by the coding sequence ATGATAAAGTCGCAAAGACAACAACAGAAGGAGAATACAAAGCAGCTTATTATCGACGTGGCACTTAACCAATTTGCTAAGGAGGGTCTGACAACGGCGAGGACTTCGGATATTGCAATTGCTGCAAAAGTATCCCACGGAACGATATTTGTCCATTTCCCCACTCGCGAGATTCTCTTGGATGCTGTAATTGAGGAATTCGGCATGCGCATTACCAAGCGGCTTCATGAACTTGTGAGTGAGAACTGTGGTATCAAGGAGGTACTTGAAGCTCATGTTAAAGGATTAAGTGAGCATGAGGGGTTTTATACACGCTTAGCTTCAGAAGGCAGATTACTGAATGAAAGCTCACGGAATTCATTAATTATGATACAGTCTGCTATTTCATTTCATATTAGCCAAGTCGCTGATCGGGAGATGGAAGCTGGTAAAATACGTTCAATGCCTGTTGCTCTTCTTTTTAATACATGGATAGGACTGGTACATCACTACTTAGTCAACAGCGATTTATTTACACCTGAAGGTTCGGTTTTAGAAAGTTACGGCAAACAACTAATCGACCACTTTATAAATCTGATTTCAAAATAG
- the sdaAA gene encoding L-serine ammonia-lyase, iron-sulfur-dependent, subunit alpha → MSFNSINEIVRRCDDTSKTFWEVILEDDISERMVTAEESVGKMKSLYMSMKHSDNSYDPDIKSASGLVGNDGNKFSLALEKGILCSGSFIGEVISKALKISESNACMKRIVAAPTAGSCGVIPAILLTYERQNNIDLDKMVESMYVAAGIGEVIAVRAFISGAAGGCQAEIGSASAMAAGALAYLNGGSSECITHAAAMALKNLLGLVCDPVAGLVEVPCVKRNVVGAVNAIACSDMAIAGVRSSIPPDEVIDAMRSVGESISVSLRETGEGGLAATPSAKEYMRKIINCSMKLKSFNN, encoded by the coding sequence ATGAGTTTTAATTCAATAAATGAGATAGTAAGAAGATGTGACGATACCTCTAAAACTTTCTGGGAAGTAATACTTGAAGATGATATAAGTGAAAGGATGGTTACAGCCGAAGAATCCGTGGGGAAAATGAAAAGTCTTTATATGTCCATGAAGCACAGTGACAACAGTTATGATCCAGACATTAAATCTGCAAGCGGACTTGTTGGAAATGATGGGAACAAGTTCAGTCTTGCATTGGAAAAAGGAATACTTTGCAGCGGTTCTTTTATTGGTGAAGTTATATCGAAGGCACTCAAAATAAGCGAATCAAATGCCTGTATGAAAAGGATCGTTGCAGCTCCAACTGCTGGTTCTTGTGGAGTAATCCCGGCCATACTTCTGACTTATGAGAGGCAGAACAATATAGACTTGGACAAAATGGTAGAATCAATGTACGTAGCAGCTGGAATAGGAGAAGTAATTGCAGTAAGGGCATTTATTTCAGGAGCAGCAGGCGGCTGCCAGGCTGAGATAGGTTCTGCAAGTGCTATGGCCGCAGGAGCATTGGCTTATTTGAATGGAGGGAGCAGTGAGTGCATAACTCATGCTGCGGCAATGGCTTTGAAGAATCTGTTAGGGCTGGTATGTGATCCGGTTGCAGGTCTTGTTGAGGTTCCGTGTGTAAAAAGAAATGTGGTGGGTGCTGTTAATGCCATAGCATGCTCTGATATGGCTATTGCCGGAGTAAGAAGCAGTATACCTCCGGATGAGGTGATTGATGCTATGAGAAGCGTAGGAGAATCCATATCGGTTTCGCTTAGGGAAACAGGAGAGGGAGGGCTTGCTGCGACGCCTTCAGCTAAGGAATATATGCGTAAAATTATTAATTGCAGCATGAAATTAAAAAGTTTTAATAATTGA
- the sdaAB gene encoding L-serine ammonia-lyase, iron-sulfur-dependent subunit beta, producing the protein MNIFDIIGPVMVGPSSSHTAGAVKIGFNARQLIMDEIQSVDILLHGSFLATGKGHGTDKALIAGLLGMKPDDERIPYSFQIADERDMKYSFSGIELKDAHPNTVMLKLKGVNGRELEVVAASLGGGTIKICQIDGLHANICATYPTLIVHNMDQPGHVSEVTSMLGHKSVNIAAMQLYRDKRGGNAVMVIECDQEVPLESLDWLRKLEGVVKVTYLSLEEDNEF; encoded by the coding sequence GTGAATATTTTCGACATAATCGGACCTGTAATGGTTGGGCCGTCCAGTTCTCATACGGCAGGAGCAGTAAAAATCGGATTTAATGCAAGACAGCTGATAATGGATGAAATTCAATCTGTTGATATTTTACTGCATGGCTCTTTTTTAGCGACAGGTAAAGGACATGGAACGGATAAAGCGTTAATTGCAGGATTACTTGGAATGAAGCCCGATGATGAGCGAATTCCTTACAGCTTTCAAATTGCAGATGAAAGGGACATGAAATATAGCTTTTCAGGTATTGAGTTGAAAGATGCACACCCGAATACGGTCATGCTTAAGCTTAAAGGGGTAAATGGACGGGAACTTGAGGTTGTCGCAGCTTCACTTGGTGGAGGTACAATTAAGATTTGTCAGATTGATGGATTGCATGCAAACATTTGTGCGACTTATCCTACACTTATTGTTCATAATATGGATCAGCCGGGTCATGTATCCGAAGTTACTTCAATGTTGGGACATAAATCCGTTAATATTGCTGCTATGCAGCTATATAGGGATAAACGTGGCGGAAATGCTGTAATGGTAATTGAATGCGATCAGGAAGTTCCGCTTGAATCACTTGACTGGCTGAGAAAATTGGAGGGTGTTGTTAAAGTGACATACCTCAGTTTGGAGGAGGACAATGAGTTTTAA
- a CDS encoding iron-containing alcohol dehydrogenase, producing MQDFMFSVPQNIVFGKGSIKKLSSLVEKIGAKKLLVISGRNLEKVGTVQRITDILDKSGIEHEEFLDVEPNPSVETVNAAMAIYRNSKAEAIIALGGGSPMDVAKAVGILAAHGGEITQYEGSNLVPSKIVPVLAIPTTAGTGSETTAFAVITDKSRNYKFTVSSNELIPCYAVMDPELIMSLPAFVAASTGIDALVHAIEAYLSKVASPFTDAMAEKSMELIGKNIRRFVADRSNEEAACSMMMASNFAGIAFSWARLGNVHAMAHPLGGFFNVPHGVANAILMPVVLEYNALSDNGKYEKIYNLIKEGKTNTDFFTPDTLVHEIRRLIESLGIPGNLSSVGVTEDKIPLMASDAMKSGNIAVNPRVSIASDIEMLYKKAM from the coding sequence ATGCAAGATTTTATGTTCTCAGTTCCACAGAACATTGTATTTGGTAAAGGCAGTATTAAAAAGCTGTCATCATTAGTTGAGAAAATTGGTGCAAAAAAACTTTTGGTTATATCTGGAAGAAACCTTGAAAAGGTTGGCACAGTTCAGCGCATTACAGATATATTGGATAAATCAGGGATAGAACATGAAGAGTTTTTAGACGTTGAACCCAATCCGTCAGTTGAAACAGTAAATGCAGCTATGGCTATTTATAGGAACAGCAAAGCAGAAGCAATTATAGCACTTGGCGGAGGCAGTCCTATGGATGTTGCAAAAGCGGTAGGCATTCTTGCAGCACATGGTGGTGAGATTACTCAGTATGAAGGTTCAAATCTTGTACCCAGCAAAATTGTACCGGTTTTGGCGATTCCGACGACAGCAGGAACAGGAAGTGAAACTACTGCATTTGCGGTTATTACTGACAAGTCCCGAAATTACAAATTTACCGTATCCAGCAATGAGTTGATACCATGTTATGCAGTTATGGACCCGGAGCTTATTATGTCACTGCCGGCATTTGTTGCGGCATCTACCGGCATTGATGCTCTTGTCCACGCTATTGAAGCATATTTATCCAAAGTGGCATCTCCATTTACCGATGCTATGGCTGAGAAGTCCATGGAATTGATTGGCAAAAATATCCGGAGATTTGTTGCAGACAGAAGTAATGAGGAAGCAGCATGTTCCATGATGATGGCAAGTAATTTTGCTGGAATTGCTTTTTCCTGGGCAAGGCTTGGGAATGTTCATGCAATGGCTCATCCTCTTGGAGGCTTTTTTAATGTTCCACATGGAGTGGCAAATGCCATATTAATGCCTGTAGTTCTGGAATACAATGCGTTGTCTGATAATGGGAAATACGAGAAAATATACAACTTAATTAAGGAAGGAAAAACAAATACAGACTTTTTCACTCCGGATACTCTTGTTCATGAAATACGCAGACTGATAGAATCTCTTGGCATTCCCGGAAATTTAAGCAGTGTTGGTGTGACGGAAGATAAAATTCCACTTATGGCTTCAGATGCAATGAAGAGCGGAAATATAGCAGTTAATCCAAGAGTAAGTATCGCATCGGATATAGAAATGTTATACAAAAAAGCAATGTGA